The genomic interval CCAGTGTGCTTGGCTAGAAACTATGCCAATAGAAGGGACAACCAGTGCTTTTGTCTCTAAACCTCAGAAAATATAACTAAATACTGTCTTATTTCCggactacagtgcattcggaaagtattcagaccccttcccttttaccacattttgttatgttacagccttattctaaaatggattaaattatttattttcctcatcaatctatacacaataccccatagacactaacaatcaaaGGGCAAAACAATTCAATGAGTTAAATTCAGAATTGACCAAAGTTAGCTCGCTAACTCTATCTCGCTACATAATATACCCCTCAGacggggtacgacagttgaactaaatgTATTGGGCATTAATAAATTATAGTctccaagaatcaatggatatgcCTTTATTAGGCCAAACGTAGACCCCTTTAATTAATTATTAGCCCAAACGTATACCACGGGAGGTGGTAGCATCTAACGATTGGATTTAAGTATTTCCTGGGCACCGCTCGGTGGTGTAAGGGACGACCTTTTAAAGAAACACTGCATACTGACTATGGATATTCATTCTGACATGGAATACGTGCTGCTACAGTGATACAGATTTGGTCATAAGTAATCCAACGCATTCGCTATGGAATGCCAGAGACCCAATCTTATTAATAAATTAAATAATGAATAAAGGGGTCTAAGTTCGAGCAAGGCATACATATCATTACTTTAAAAATCCCCAAATGTATGGAACAATCACAGATTAGCTCCTTTAACAATTCCTACAGTACTGAACAACATATTCACGTGTAGAACTTCAGTAGAATGCCCCTTAAAACCCCCACATTAGGTCAAGAACTGTATAGCTTGTGCCCCTATTTTAAGACGGTACTCACTGGTGTTATTCGGATCTTCaggctcgtcctcctcctcatccccgtcTTCTTTTACTCCCAAAACGTCTTCCTCTTTTGAGACAGCCTCCTCTTCCACTCCAACaggttcttcctcttcttccattATAACAGCCTCCTTTTCATTTAATGTGACAGCCTCCTCTTCCACTCCTTCCATTATAACAGCCTCCTTTTCATTTAATGtgacagcctcctcttcctcttttactccaaaaggttctttctcttctttcactacattctcttcttctttcaatgtgatagcctcctcatcctccttttTAATTCTGAAAGCGTCTACCACCTCCTCTTCCATTGTGTCAGCCTCtaccccctcttcctcttccattGTGACAGCCTCTatcccctcttcctctttcactgtGTCAGCCTCTATCCCCTGTTCCTCTTTCACTGTGTCAGCCTCTatcccctcttcctctttcactgtGTCAGCCTCTaccccctcttcctctttcactgtGACAGCCTCTatcccctcttcctctttcactgtGACAGCCTCTatcccctcttcctctttcactgtGTCAGCCTCTATCCACTCTTCCTCTTTCACTGTGACAGCCTCTatcccctcttcctctttcactgtGACAGCctctgtcccctcttcctctttcactgtGACAGCctctgtcccctcttcctctttcactgtGACAGCctctgtcccctcttcctctttcactccaaaagGTTCTTTCTCATCTTTCACTGTAACATAATTTTCTTCTTTCAATGTGATAGCCTCTTCTTCTTCCCTTTTCACTCTGAAagcttcttcctcttctttcactgtaatatccTCTTCTTTTACGACAATGTTCAgacccagagcttctttctccatcCAGCAGACCTGTTCTTTAGCAGGGGGGGAGTAacttagtgaactcatggtcggggatgttagctagctagcattagctagTTAGCATTTGCGCCTAGCCTGGTGCTGGTATACCTTTTTTGACAAATTGGTCAATTTTACAAGCAAATTACTTTTACGTTATTACGTACACATAATTGTCTTTAAAACACTGATTAATATACACAATAATGGTCTAAAGAGCTTCAATGTTTCGCGTTTATGTTGACTAGCAAGCTACCGAAATGGTTGAATAAGTAGCCTTGTTGGTCTTTGAAGAAGCGTCcagtcccgtccactagattatacgtcacgcaagaAGCACCACATGAAATACTCACATCGCCATCTGTTGACTGGAGTGCGTAACGCAGTTTCGACAAATATTCATGACATTGTTTATTCTGGCAAACAATTTAAAAATAAGTAATTTAAAAACAACCAGATATTTTTTCTTACAGCCAATAAGGCCATTAGGCATGATTAGCTGACAGGTTGACGAAGGTGGCATTTTCTgtgctaaactgaccaagacacTCCACCAACAacaaatgaaatcaaattgtattggtcaaatGCACACATTTATCAGACGTTTTtctggtgtagcgaaatgcttatgttcttagtgcagtaatatctaacaatacatgcacatctaaaaagtaaaagaatggaattaagaaatatagaaatattaggatgagcaatgtcagagtccggaatataaatacatatgatggtgtgtatagacattatgtaGAGGTTCCTGATGTtagcattgccaaagcaagtggaataAACAATTACGAGTTAACAGTTAACTCTCCCATCTCGACAGTCTTCACAGTTCCACTCACAGATTGTACGTGTGCTCCTGCAGGCCTGTTTGAGGGACAACTGGACAGAAACACATCAAGTATTCTTGGACTTCAGCTGAGACCCTCCTCTCTACAAGTGCATAGGAGGGGCCATTTTAAAAAGGGTCTTGacaaaaataaaaacagtttgtgtagaggggagggggggggggtcatcttaAAAGTAGAGAGCCTGTACCAATCCCAAAATCATCCCCTAAAACCTATGCCCTTGATTCGGATAAGCAATATGGTGTAACTGTAACCTGGGGGGGTCAAAGTGGATAATCTCAGATCTCCATAAGTGTTTAGGGCTTAGGTTTTAGGGGGATGATCTGGGATTGGCCCTTGGCCAATCTCATTAAAatacaaatcaatttataacatttttgacatgcgtttttctggatttttttgttgttatatgtctctcactgttcaaataaacctaccattaaaattatagactgatcatttctttgtcagtgggctaacgtacaaaatcagcaggggatcaaatacttttttccctcactgtacactaaggacccgggGAAGAGTTGCAGGATAGAGGATAACAGAATAATGTGCCTATTTGAAAGatagatttaaaaatatatataactccTGTAATACTAGAAAATGTTGAAGACCCCTGCTCTAGGGCAGAAAGGTTGGAGACTCCTGCTCTAGGGCAATACGGTGGGAGACTCCTGCTCTAGGGCAATACGGTGGGATACCCCTGCTCTAGGGCAGAAAGGTTGGAGACTCCTGCTCTAGGGCAGAAAGGTGGAAGACCCCTGCTCTAGGGCAATAAGGTGGGAGACCCCTGCTCTAGGGCAATAAGGTGGGAGACCCCTGCTCTAGGGCAGAAAGGTGGGAGACCCCTGCTCTAGAGCAGAAAGGTGGGAGACTCCTGCTCTAGGGCAGAAAGGTGGGAGACCCCTGCTCTAGGGCAGAAAGGTGGGAGACCCCTGCTCTAGGGCAGAAAGGTGGGAGACCCCTGCTCTAGGGCagaaaggttggagacccctgctctAGGGCagaaaggttggagacccctgctctAGAGCAGAAAGGTGGGAGACCCCTGCTCTAGGGCAGAAAGGTGGGAGACCCCTGCTCTAGGGCAGAAAGGTGGGAGACCCCTGCTCTAGGGCAGAAAGGTGGGAGACCCCTGCTCTAGGGCAGAAAGGTGGGAGACCCCTGCTCTAGGGCAGAAAGGTGGGAGACCCCTGAAGAATGGGTCTGTGTTCTATGATTGGACAGTTCAGATGGCTGATCCTTTTTACTGGAGAATGGGTCTGTGTTCTATGATTGGGCAGTTCAGATGGCTGATCCTTTTTACTGGAGAATGGGTCTGTGTTCTATGATTGGGTGTTTGGGGTCTCTGGTTGGCTTttagtgtattgatgtgtatagatAGTTGTTgtaaccacagggctgatctataaaaagagaccttggtctgtaaatgttaaataaataaaaacgtgtattgatgtgtatagtttTTGTAACCACAGGGCTAATCTataaaaagagaccttggtctgtAAATGCTAAAGAAATAAAAAAGCATTGATGTGTATCGTTTTTGTAACGACAGGAACATCTACAAAATATACCTTGGTCTTAGCATgactaaaggttaaataaaaaaataaaaaatacaacaacaaatcaGTGTCCTCAGTCCTGGTACCTTCAGTCTGGCGTCAGACCCTATCAACAGATATAAGAACATTCCAGAACATTCCGTATCAAGTCAAGTGACCATCGACCCATACACAAATAAAGTGTCACAATTAAGATCAGTGGAAATCATGTGTATTACAGACagggaaaacatagaaataagcTAAGCATTGTGTTAATTACTCTTAACTGAATATAAactgcattcatcttaaaatgTCCCCCAATAcagcttgtttttgttttctgttgcaaaacatttcactatggtgcactaatgaatatgacccttaATTAAATCTCCACATGATAAAATTGTCTTCATGTGAGGTTGAATCCAAATCAGATCACTCGACCTGAGGTCAAGTGTATTAC from Salvelinus alpinus chromosome 2, SLU_Salpinus.1, whole genome shotgun sequence carries:
- the LOC139546459 gene encoding zinc finger protein 3-like isoform X2; the encoded protein is MSSLSYSPPAKEQVCWMEKEALGLNIVVKEEDITVKEEEEAFRVKREEEEAITLKEENYVTVKDEKEPFGVKEEEGTEAVTVKEEEGTEAVTVKEEEGTEAVTVKEEEGIEAVTVKEEEWIEADTVKEEEGIEAVTVKEEEGIEAVTVKEEEGVEADTVKEEEGIEADTVKEEQGIEADTVKEEEGIEAVTMEEEEGVEADTMEEEVVDAFRIKKEDEEAITLKEEENVVKEEKEPFGVKEEEEAVTLNEKEAVIMEGVEEEAVTLNEKEAVIMEEEEEPVGVEEEAVSKEEDVLGVKEDGDEEEDEPEDPNNTRERPDSYSDSGSTSGEPDPEMPKPVKPHHCSQCGNIFFSSGDLKKHKRTHSVERPFQCSQCGKRFIQSSHLKEHKIIHTGEKPFQCSQCGNSFTRLRDLNRHKGIHTGEKPYQCCHCGQSFRWLVTLKTHERTHTGEKPFQCSQCGNAFTRLEKLKEHKRIHTGEKPFQCLQCEKRFIQSWHLKEHERIHTGEKPFQCVQCGKSFIRLRYLNKHKGIHTGAKPYHCCHCEQSFRWLVSLKTHERIHTGEKPFNCSQCGITFTLLGSLKSHQRTHDKSHTTALIVERGHEIT